The Candidatus Koribacter versatilis Ellin345 genome has a segment encoding these proteins:
- a CDS encoding ATPase domain-containing protein produces the protein MDPHTKTTTASREPSNGSGLTEAKVIAPAELFSTGIAGLDDILGGGLSRNHLFLIEGDPGTGKTTIAMQFLLEGLRGGHSGLYVTLSESKHELLEIARAHGWSFDAIPIFEMVPDDKQLKPEAQYTVFNPSEIELTDTINSVLEEVERLHPVRVVFDSLSELRLLARDPLRYRRQILALKRYFSGRDCTVMLLDDRTADIQDRQLQSIAHGVIMLESLEREYGSKRRRLEVKKLRGSAFREGFHDYSIRRGGVEVYPRLIASEHTSTFTQKAVKSGLDELDKLLGGGLDTGTSTLLLGPAGCGKSTIALRYAKSAAEEGNTAAFFAFDELLATLTKRGKGLGLEVEQHVHSGKLSLRQVDAAELSPGQLVHEIRQLAETKELKLLVIDSLNGFLNGMPGEKFLTMQLHELLAFLGQRGVTTLMTVAQHGFVGSNIDTPVDVSYLADTVLLFRYFEVAGEVRQALSVIKKRSGAHERTIRELLMKNGGITVGSVLTEFEGVLTGAPKYRGNPAGMQTRGARVNRSAADEQPRP, from the coding sequence GTGGACCCGCACACCAAAACAACGACGGCATCCAGAGAGCCATCCAACGGCAGCGGCTTAACCGAAGCGAAGGTGATTGCGCCGGCAGAACTGTTCTCCACCGGCATTGCTGGGCTGGACGATATTCTCGGGGGAGGCCTGTCACGAAATCATCTATTTCTGATAGAAGGAGACCCGGGTACAGGCAAGACAACGATTGCGATGCAGTTCCTGCTGGAAGGGCTCCGTGGCGGACATTCGGGACTCTACGTCACGCTCTCGGAATCGAAACATGAACTGCTTGAAATTGCTCGGGCGCATGGCTGGTCGTTTGATGCGATTCCGATCTTCGAGATGGTCCCGGATGACAAGCAGCTTAAGCCCGAAGCGCAGTACACCGTATTCAACCCTTCAGAAATAGAGCTCACCGACACCATTAATTCCGTCTTGGAAGAGGTTGAGAGACTACACCCGGTTCGGGTGGTTTTCGATTCGCTGTCCGAGCTGCGGTTGCTGGCGCGGGACCCGTTGCGGTATCGCCGGCAGATCCTGGCGCTCAAGCGCTACTTCTCCGGACGAGACTGCACAGTAATGTTGCTGGACGACCGTACCGCCGACATACAGGACCGGCAACTCCAGAGCATTGCGCACGGCGTGATCATGCTGGAGAGCTTGGAGCGAGAGTATGGAAGCAAGCGACGCAGGCTGGAAGTGAAGAAGCTGCGAGGCTCGGCATTCCGCGAGGGTTTTCACGATTACAGCATTCGGCGCGGCGGGGTCGAGGTGTATCCCCGGCTGATTGCCTCGGAGCATACCTCGACATTCACGCAAAAGGCAGTGAAAAGCGGTCTGGATGAACTCGACAAATTGCTCGGGGGTGGTTTGGACACGGGCACCAGCACACTTCTTTTGGGACCCGCAGGATGCGGAAAGTCCACGATCGCACTGCGCTATGCAAAGTCAGCAGCGGAAGAAGGCAACACTGCCGCCTTCTTTGCTTTTGATGAATTGTTGGCAACCCTGACGAAGCGGGGGAAAGGGCTCGGGCTCGAGGTAGAGCAACATGTTCATTCCGGGAAACTGTCGCTTCGACAAGTAGATGCCGCGGAGTTGTCCCCAGGCCAATTGGTCCACGAGATCAGGCAACTGGCCGAGACGAAAGAGTTGAAGCTACTGGTGATCGACAGCCTCAATGGCTTTCTCAACGGAATGCCAGGCGAGAAATTCCTCACCATGCAGTTGCACGAACTGCTCGCTTTTCTGGGTCAAAGAGGAGTGACGACCTTGATGACCGTGGCGCAGCACGGTTTCGTCGGCTCCAACATTGATACGCCTGTGGATGTGAGCTACCTGGCCGATACCGTCCTGTTATTTCGATACTTTGAGGTAGCCGGCGAGGTACGCCAGGCACTTTCGGTAATCAAGAAGAGAAGCGGGGCGCACGAACGGACAATTCGCGAACTATTGATGAAGAACGGAGGCATCACGGTAGGAAGCGTGCTGACCGAGTTCGAAGGGGTGCTGACAGGCGCACCAAAATATCGAGGAAACCCGGCGGGCATGCAGACCCGCGGCGCGCGTGTTAACAGGAGTGCGGCGGATGAACAACCTCGACCGTGA
- the tilS gene encoding tRNA lysidine(34) synthetase TilS: MLPSLKSYIRTHALFRPGDRVGVAVSGGADSVALLRGLLELRSELGIALSVVHLHHGIRGAEADADEQFVADLAGQFDLSLHLERVDVPSHSSQEKLSLETAARDLRYAFFRRLLESSACDKVATAHTLDDQAETVLLRILRGTGTRGLAAIPPFRDASPELAACIVRPLLGTERTEVETYLKSLNQPWREDSTNTDPKHLRNRIRHELLPMLEAEYNPALRQSLANLAEIARAEEEYWGPIVERHFDQIVTMTNFGAVLDRSRLSELPQAFRRRVLLALHDRLDMPVSFDGVDFELDFIEGNQKGHITHAQASIQVTSDQVSFFLRDLTKDGPAAPVLFDQPLSIPTTLTLPTSTTLRTTFIPASNAPRYNPHNLLAHDRLQLPLRVRNWQPGDRYWPAGSKQPEKLKRLFAEHHISADARLTWPVVLSGETIVWVKDFPVAQGFQAEQQDAVLIEAVETRQV; this comes from the coding sequence ATGCTGCCGTCCCTCAAGAGCTATATCCGCACGCACGCCCTCTTCCGCCCGGGCGATCGCGTCGGTGTAGCCGTCTCCGGCGGGGCTGACAGCGTTGCGCTTTTACGTGGCCTTCTGGAACTCCGGTCTGAGCTCGGCATTGCGCTCAGTGTTGTCCATCTCCACCACGGAATTCGCGGCGCCGAAGCCGATGCCGACGAACAATTCGTCGCCGATCTCGCCGGACAATTCGATCTCTCACTGCACCTTGAACGCGTCGACGTCCCGTCGCACAGTTCGCAGGAAAAGCTCAGTCTTGAAACCGCCGCCCGCGACCTGCGCTACGCTTTCTTCCGCCGGCTGCTCGAATCGAGTGCCTGCGACAAGGTCGCCACCGCGCACACTCTCGATGACCAGGCCGAAACCGTTCTCCTCCGGATTCTGCGCGGTACCGGGACCCGCGGCCTCGCAGCGATTCCGCCGTTCCGCGACGCCTCACCCGAACTCGCCGCTTGCATCGTTCGTCCACTCCTCGGAACCGAGCGCACCGAGGTCGAAACGTATCTGAAATCTCTAAACCAACCCTGGCGCGAAGACTCCACCAACACTGACCCCAAGCACCTGCGCAACCGCATCCGACATGAACTCCTCCCAATGTTAGAGGCGGAATACAATCCCGCGCTTCGCCAGTCTCTGGCTAATCTAGCCGAGATTGCTCGAGCCGAAGAGGAATACTGGGGTCCTATTGTCGAACGACACTTCGATCAGATCGTGACCATGACGAACTTCGGCGCCGTGCTCGACAGGTCCAGGCTGTCGGAACTGCCGCAAGCGTTCCGCCGACGCGTCTTGCTCGCTCTCCACGACCGCTTGGATATGCCTGTGAGCTTTGACGGAGTGGATTTCGAGCTCGACTTCATTGAAGGCAATCAGAAGGGCCACATCACCCACGCGCAAGCGAGCATTCAAGTTACGTCCGACCAAGTCAGTTTCTTCCTCCGCGACCTCACCAAAGATGGGCCAGCTGCCCCTGTCCTTTTCGACCAGCCTCTCTCCATCCCCACGACCCTCACCCTCCCTACCTCGACCACTCTCCGCACCACATTCATCCCCGCCTCCAACGCCCCGCGCTATAATCCCCACAATCTGTTGGCTCACGACCGCCTTCAGCTTCCGTTGCGCGTGCGCAACTGGCAGCCTGGCGATCGTTACTGGCCGGCCGGCAGCAAGCAACCGGAGAAGCTCAAGCGCCTCTTCGCCGAGCACCACATCTCAGCCGACGCCCGCCTTACTTGGCCCGTCGTGCTCAGCGGCGAAACCATCGTTTGGGTCAAAGATTTTCCGGTCGCCCAAGGATTCCAGGCGGAACAGCAGGACGCCGTCTTAATCGAAGCTGTCGAAACGAGGCAGGTGTGA
- a CDS encoding ATP-binding protein has translation MIETTVKCEVCRDTGWKTVADEKGPRAVRCDCQQRLRNDRLLQHAYIPDRYKHCELSNFEHDGPFQTLSPAHLAASQFVEKYPVERAGLLLIGTIGVGKTHLAVGIIRELMMAKGVPCLFYDYRELLKEIQNSYNNSVAVTELDVLRPVFEAEVLVLDELGAVKPTEWVWDTVSHILNTRYNDRRTTIITTNYRDLPPGGAANGDEPPRRTYGAAERAAREETLGDRIGERMRSRLHEMCRIVTVQGEDFRIKWKSASWR, from the coding sequence ATGATAGAGACGACAGTGAAGTGCGAGGTTTGCCGCGACACGGGGTGGAAAACTGTGGCGGACGAAAAAGGGCCGCGCGCGGTGCGCTGTGATTGCCAGCAGCGGCTGCGCAATGACCGCCTGCTGCAGCATGCCTACATTCCAGATCGCTACAAGCATTGCGAGCTCTCCAATTTTGAGCACGATGGGCCGTTCCAGACGCTCTCGCCGGCGCACCTGGCGGCGTCGCAGTTTGTGGAGAAGTATCCGGTGGAGCGCGCCGGGCTGCTGCTGATTGGAACGATCGGCGTGGGCAAGACGCACTTGGCGGTTGGCATCATTCGCGAGCTGATGATGGCGAAGGGCGTGCCCTGCCTGTTCTACGACTATCGCGAGCTGCTAAAGGAAATCCAGAACTCCTACAACAACTCGGTCGCCGTCACCGAGCTCGATGTCTTGCGGCCGGTATTTGAAGCTGAAGTGCTGGTGCTCGACGAACTCGGCGCGGTGAAGCCGACCGAGTGGGTATGGGACACGGTAAGCCACATTCTGAACACGCGTTACAACGACCGAAGGACGACGATCATCACGACGAATTATCGCGACCTGCCGCCCGGCGGGGCCGCGAATGGCGATGAGCCGCCACGAAGAACCTACGGTGCCGCGGAACGCGCCGCTCGCGAAGAGACCCTCGGCGATCGCATTGGGGAACGCATGCGCTCGCGACTGCATGAAATGTGCCGCATCGTCACCGTGCAGGGTGAGGACTTTCGGATCAAGTGGAAGAGTGCTAGCTGGCGGTAA
- a CDS encoding Crp/Fnr family transcriptional regulator encodes MAIRRSVSTTNKRPRRLSSPATALATAASRRKLVVPKRRAPAVPTDPAFDAHTLLDRLGSGSSGKEFQRNGSLFAQGDLADAVFYIQSGKIKLTVVSKRGKEAVVAILAEGSFFGEGCLAGQPLRMSTASSLQRSTLIRVEKLVMLNLLHKDKVFGERFLAYVLSRNIRMEADLVDQLFNSSEKRLARLLLLLANFGNESKPIPVIAKMSQETLAEMIGTTRSRVSYFLNRFRELGFIDYNGGGMSIHSSLMSVVLHD; translated from the coding sequence ATGGCAATCAGGCGTTCTGTATCAACAACAAACAAGCGGCCGCGAAGACTTTCGTCGCCAGCGACTGCGCTCGCGACGGCGGCTTCGCGCCGGAAACTGGTGGTTCCGAAGCGAAGGGCCCCGGCGGTTCCCACGGACCCGGCATTCGATGCCCATACTCTGCTCGACAGGTTGGGATCGGGGAGTTCCGGCAAAGAGTTTCAACGGAATGGATCCCTGTTCGCGCAAGGCGATCTGGCGGATGCGGTGTTCTATATTCAGTCGGGAAAGATCAAGCTGACGGTGGTGTCGAAGCGCGGTAAAGAGGCGGTCGTCGCTATCCTTGCGGAAGGCAGCTTCTTTGGGGAAGGCTGCCTGGCGGGTCAGCCGCTCAGGATGTCGACTGCGAGCTCTCTGCAGCGGAGCACTCTGATCCGGGTGGAGAAGCTGGTGATGTTGAACCTGCTTCATAAGGACAAGGTCTTCGGCGAACGGTTTCTTGCTTATGTCCTGTCGCGGAATATCCGCATGGAAGCGGACCTGGTGGATCAGCTCTTCAATTCCAGTGAGAAGCGGTTGGCGCGGCTTCTGCTGTTGCTGGCGAACTTCGGAAATGAATCGAAGCCGATTCCAGTGATCGCAAAGATGAGCCAGGAAACGCTTGCCGAAATGATCGGCACCACGCGCTCGCGGGTGAGCTATTTTCTGAATCGCTTCAGGGAGCTGGGATTCATTGACTACAACGGTGGCGGAATGAGCATTCACAGCTCATTGATGAGCGTGGTGCTGCACGATTAG
- a CDS encoding sensor histidine kinase, with protein sequence MLVAEETLTLPEITAWAAQVALQPSWSDFPIILLTMSGEVDEESQRRSLLRKPLGNVVLLERPARPETLVSTVQAALRSRRRQYQMRDYLAVQRLAEEALRKSEKLAVVGRLAASMAHEINNPLASVTNLLYLMGQSGSLWECQEYAQTAGRELARVSEIVTQTLRIYHQTGRPELVSPAEIVNSALNLFRARLTAAQIVVQTDFRECRPVLAMGAELRQLILNMIGNALDAMRTGGMLKIRVAASSERSNGSRPGVRVTIADSGSGIHPAIKEQLFEPFVSTKGDTGAGLGLWVSSEIVRKHSGKIQVRSSVSPPAAGTVFSIFLPERPHFESRVFFARAV encoded by the coding sequence TTGCTGGTAGCGGAAGAGACGCTCACATTGCCGGAAATTACGGCGTGGGCGGCACAGGTAGCGCTACAACCATCATGGTCGGACTTCCCAATCATTCTTTTGACAATGTCCGGAGAGGTTGACGAGGAGAGTCAAAGGAGATCGCTGCTTCGGAAGCCGCTCGGCAACGTGGTACTACTGGAACGGCCGGCGCGGCCTGAGACTCTGGTGAGCACAGTGCAGGCAGCTTTGCGCAGCCGTCGCCGGCAGTACCAGATGCGGGATTACTTGGCAGTTCAGCGGCTGGCAGAAGAAGCGTTGCGAAAGTCCGAAAAACTGGCGGTGGTTGGACGGTTGGCCGCGAGCATGGCTCACGAAATCAACAACCCTTTGGCATCTGTGACCAATCTTCTGTATCTGATGGGCCAGTCTGGAAGCCTGTGGGAGTGCCAGGAATATGCACAGACAGCGGGACGCGAACTCGCGCGTGTTTCCGAAATCGTCACCCAGACCTTACGGATATACCATCAGACAGGCAGGCCTGAACTGGTTAGCCCAGCAGAAATTGTGAATTCCGCACTGAACCTTTTCCGCGCGAGATTGACGGCAGCTCAGATCGTGGTGCAAACGGATTTTCGCGAGTGTCGGCCTGTGCTGGCGATGGGCGCCGAACTCAGGCAGCTAATCCTCAACATGATAGGAAATGCGCTGGATGCGATGCGAACGGGGGGAATGCTGAAAATTCGAGTCGCGGCGAGCAGCGAACGCAGCAACGGCTCCCGTCCCGGCGTGCGAGTCACGATTGCAGATTCCGGATCGGGGATTCATCCTGCCATCAAGGAGCAGTTGTTTGAACCTTTTGTCAGCACCAAGGGCGACACCGGAGCGGGTCTGGGGCTGTGGGTGAGCTCCGAAATCGTCCGTAAACATAGTGGAAAAATCCAGGTGAGAAGCAGCGTCTCGCCACCCGCTGCGGGGACTGTTTTCTCGATATTTCTTCCCGAGCGGCCGCACTTCGAATCCAGGGTCTTCTTTGCAAGAGCTGTCTAA
- a CDS encoding phosphoribosyltransferase, whose amino-acid sequence MSREEGLPANLKAIVTAEQIQHRVVELGRQITADYAGKRIVIIGVLENAFVFMADLIRHIELPTVCQFVLSDIHDVEEGLAPAREIFFFPEVEVSGEHVLLIEGLVQSGLTTDFLVTNLMGRGAASIKTASLLNRQSSRKVSVQLDYFGFDIDDPYVVGYGLGAPHLGRNLPYVAATKPPEPGV is encoded by the coding sequence GTGAGCAGAGAAGAGGGACTTCCCGCGAACCTGAAGGCGATCGTTACCGCCGAGCAGATCCAGCACCGCGTCGTCGAGCTCGGCCGCCAGATCACCGCCGACTATGCGGGCAAACGCATCGTCATCATCGGCGTCCTCGAAAACGCCTTCGTCTTCATGGCCGACCTCATCCGCCATATTGAGCTGCCCACCGTCTGCCAGTTCGTTCTTTCCGATATTCACGACGTCGAGGAGGGCTTGGCGCCCGCTCGTGAAATCTTCTTCTTTCCAGAGGTCGAAGTCTCCGGCGAGCATGTCCTCCTGATCGAAGGCCTGGTGCAGTCCGGCCTCACCACCGACTTCCTCGTCACCAACCTGATGGGCCGCGGCGCTGCCTCCATCAAGACCGCTTCGCTTCTCAACCGCCAGAGCTCCCGCAAGGTTTCCGTCCAGCTCGATTACTTCGGTTTTGACATCGACGACCCCTACGTCGTGGGCTATGGACTGGGTGCACCTCATTTAGGCAGGAATTTGCCTTATGTTGCGGCTACCAAACCGCCCGAACCCGGTGTCTAA
- a CDS encoding MBL fold metallo-hydrolase — protein sequence MTMSIFNSISRALFTVGLLAISQFSLADSTVTKERTTTKLAEGIYEIRHPDAPDTFPQGNTTVIIGKRAVLVVDSCLLPSSTRQDIAQIRQWTSLPVTYLVNTHWHFDHTLGNATYAEAFPAIQIIASRPTQKIIGDYNPGVLTRYPSRAQRFQQVLDTGKDLNGETIGETVRKEYEKALAGLGPVAEEFKTAHQLAPNVSFEHELDIDLGDRPVRILFLGRANTAGDTVVYLPNDKLVATGDVLDHPVPYMFGGFPVDFVNTLRELAAIDANIFVPGHGDVQHDKTYITQVIDLMQSVNTEVEKEINDGKTLEEAQTQVPKALESKGWKEKFAGKNDDDQSFFDESFAGLVKSSYNQIKAR from the coding sequence ATGACAATGTCGATCTTCAACTCCATTTCGCGCGCTCTCTTCACCGTAGGATTGCTCGCAATCTCGCAATTCTCACTCGCTGACTCCACCGTCACCAAGGAGCGAACCACCACCAAGCTTGCCGAGGGAATCTACGAGATCCGTCATCCCGACGCCCCCGACACCTTCCCCCAGGGAAACACCACCGTCATCATCGGCAAGCGCGCCGTGCTGGTGGTCGATTCCTGCCTGCTGCCTTCCTCCACCCGTCAGGACATCGCACAGATCCGCCAGTGGACTTCGCTGCCGGTCACGTACCTGGTCAACACGCACTGGCATTTCGATCACACCCTGGGAAACGCGACCTATGCCGAGGCGTTTCCCGCAATCCAGATCATCGCCAGCCGTCCCACACAAAAGATCATCGGCGATTACAACCCTGGCGTCCTGACGCGCTATCCATCGCGGGCGCAACGCTTCCAACAAGTGCTCGACACCGGGAAAGATCTGAACGGCGAAACCATCGGGGAGACGGTTCGAAAGGAATACGAGAAGGCATTAGCGGGACTCGGGCCGGTAGCAGAGGAATTCAAGACCGCGCACCAGCTGGCTCCGAATGTCTCGTTCGAACATGAACTCGACATCGATCTAGGCGACCGGCCGGTACGAATTCTCTTCCTCGGCCGCGCCAATACCGCGGGCGACACCGTCGTCTACCTGCCCAACGACAAACTGGTAGCCACCGGCGATGTCCTCGACCACCCGGTGCCCTACATGTTCGGCGGCTTCCCCGTAGATTTCGTAAACACCCTGCGCGAGTTGGCCGCTATCGACGCCAACATCTTCGTCCCCGGCCACGGCGACGTCCAGCACGACAAGACATACATCACGCAGGTGATCGACTTAATGCAGTCGGTGAATACCGAAGTCGAGAAAGAGATCAACGACGGCAAGACCTTAGAAGAAGCGCAAACACAAGTGCCGAAGGCGCTCGAGTCAAAGGGTTGGAAAGAAAAATTCGCAGGGAAGAACGACGACGATCAAAGCTTCTTCGACGAATCGTTTGCAGGGTTGGTAAAGAGCTCCTACAACCAGATCAAGGCGCGATAA
- a CDS encoding UvrB/UvrC motif-containing protein: MLRSSLQFEPAHDAEFFAAAPAKAAVFLLRGAEGTEPYVSKTSNLRRRMVRLLGAPEERTKRLNLRDRVQGLEYSLVASDFEAQFCLYRTLREIFPSTYTDRLKLRFAPLVRLILENEYPRVAVTTRIQSLKSKSAYYGPFASRVAAEKFSNDALDFFLLRRCTDDLNPDPAFPGCIYSEMKMCLAPCFKGCTDERYAAETASVREFFESGGRSLLRQIEIDRNIASENLEFEKAAELHTKIEKLKAVTQQASELVRNIERLDGVMVQPSQEAESVSLLKISGGFLHDPVPFNVTPRLQVGQVKTPQSMEARLSEALAAVPVQKPASAYEWMEHLALLKRWYYRTSKTGEIFLTDDKGELPYRRLVRGVSRVYKGEKPQADLSETAGDYWRFRAAEGGVPDRPSEARGGLGEK, encoded by the coding sequence GTGCTGCGATCCAGCCTCCAGTTCGAACCGGCGCACGACGCGGAGTTCTTCGCCGCCGCTCCCGCGAAAGCTGCGGTGTTCTTGTTGCGCGGCGCCGAGGGAACGGAACCGTATGTCAGCAAGACGTCGAATTTGCGCCGGCGGATGGTGCGGTTGCTGGGCGCCCCGGAGGAGCGAACGAAGCGGCTCAACCTGCGCGACCGGGTGCAGGGGCTTGAGTACTCGCTGGTGGCGTCGGATTTCGAGGCGCAGTTTTGTTTGTATCGCACTTTGCGGGAGATTTTCCCTTCGACCTATACCGACCGGCTGAAGCTGCGGTTTGCGCCGCTGGTGCGATTGATACTCGAGAACGAATATCCGCGGGTGGCGGTGACGACGCGGATCCAGAGTTTGAAATCGAAGTCCGCGTATTACGGGCCGTTTGCGTCTCGGGTGGCGGCGGAGAAATTCAGCAACGATGCGCTCGATTTCTTTCTGCTGCGGCGCTGTACCGACGACCTGAATCCGGATCCCGCATTTCCGGGCTGCATTTATTCCGAGATGAAGATGTGCCTGGCGCCGTGCTTCAAGGGCTGCACCGATGAGCGCTACGCCGCAGAGACAGCAAGCGTCCGCGAGTTCTTTGAAAGCGGCGGGCGATCGTTGTTGCGGCAGATTGAAATCGATCGGAACATCGCATCGGAAAATCTCGAGTTCGAAAAGGCCGCGGAACTGCATACGAAGATCGAGAAGCTAAAGGCGGTGACGCAGCAGGCTTCGGAGCTGGTGCGGAACATCGAGCGGCTCGATGGCGTGATGGTGCAGCCGTCTCAGGAAGCAGAGAGTGTTTCGCTGCTGAAGATCAGCGGCGGGTTCCTGCACGATCCGGTGCCGTTCAACGTGACGCCGCGCTTGCAAGTTGGACAAGTAAAGACGCCGCAGAGCATGGAGGCGCGTTTGTCCGAGGCGCTCGCTGCCGTCCCGGTGCAGAAGCCGGCGTCGGCCTACGAATGGATGGAGCATCTAGCGTTGCTGAAGCGCTGGTACTACCGGACGAGCAAAACCGGCGAGATCTTTCTCACCGACGACAAGGGTGAACTGCCGTATCGACGCCTGGTGCGCGGTGTTTCTCGCGTGTACAAGGGCGAGAAACCGCAGGCCGATTTGAGCGAGACAGCTGGCGATTATTGGCGCTTCCGCGCGGCAGAAGGCGGCGTGCCGGATCGTCCGTCAGAGGCGCGCGGCGGTTTGGGCGAGAAATAA
- the ftsH gene encoding ATP-dependent zinc metalloprotease FtsH, with the protein MNSTVKTVVFWLVIILAGVLLWQVLKQGTSGIKEQDINFSQFLDDVNQTKVAAVTVTGAEVHGKYKDGNSGFHTTVPPNYNDMYKDLRDKGVNITVKDNQGSSWQWILNFAPLILLGALWFFMIRQMQTGGNKALSFGKSRARLLSMNQKKVTFKDVAGVDEAKEELKEIIEFLREAQKFQKLGGRIPKGVLLVGPPGTGKTLLARAVAGEANVPFFSISGSDFVEMFVGVGASRVRDLFEQGKKNAPCIIFIDEIDAVGRHRGAGLGGGHDEREQTLNQLLVEMDGFESNEGVILVAATNRPDVLDPALLRPGRFDRRVVVSRPDVRGREEILRVHSRKIPLADDVDLSVLARGTPGFSGADLANMVNEAALNAARQNRKVVLMYDFEVSKDKVLMGAERKSMLLTDDEKKVTAYHEAGHALVAAKLPHADPLHKVTIIPRGMALGVTMQLPETDKHNYTRDYLETMLAIMMGGRLAEEIFLNQMSTGAGNDIERATELARQMVCEYGMSKLGPLTFGKKEEQIFLGREISQHRDYSEDTAIKIDGEVRRLIQEGYDKAKHVLETGTDVMHAMAKALLEREVLDAIEIKALVEGRPMPNRINPPSGGNATGDDVQQVLRPEPSRPGLQPGERPSPA; encoded by the coding sequence GTGAATTCCACCGTTAAGACGGTCGTGTTCTGGCTTGTCATCATCCTGGCAGGTGTCCTGCTCTGGCAGGTTCTGAAGCAAGGCACCAGTGGCATCAAAGAACAGGACATCAATTTCTCCCAGTTCCTTGACGACGTGAACCAGACCAAGGTCGCCGCGGTCACCGTTACCGGCGCCGAAGTTCATGGTAAGTACAAGGACGGCAACAGTGGTTTCCATACCACCGTCCCGCCCAACTACAACGACATGTACAAGGACCTCCGTGATAAGGGCGTCAACATCACGGTGAAGGACAACCAGGGCAGCTCCTGGCAGTGGATCCTGAATTTCGCTCCACTCATCTTGCTCGGCGCTCTGTGGTTCTTCATGATCCGCCAAATGCAGACCGGCGGAAACAAGGCCCTCTCGTTCGGGAAATCGCGAGCGCGCCTGCTCTCCATGAACCAGAAGAAGGTGACGTTCAAAGACGTTGCCGGCGTGGATGAAGCCAAGGAAGAGCTCAAGGAAATTATCGAGTTCCTGCGCGAAGCCCAGAAGTTCCAGAAGCTCGGCGGACGCATCCCCAAGGGCGTGTTGCTCGTCGGACCTCCGGGAACCGGTAAGACTTTGCTCGCCCGCGCGGTTGCCGGCGAAGCCAATGTTCCGTTCTTTAGCATCTCCGGTTCTGACTTCGTTGAGATGTTCGTCGGCGTCGGCGCAAGCCGCGTTCGCGACCTCTTCGAACAGGGCAAGAAGAATGCTCCCTGCATCATCTTCATCGATGAAATCGACGCGGTCGGCCGCCATCGTGGCGCCGGTCTCGGCGGCGGACACGATGAACGTGAGCAGACCTTGAACCAGTTGCTCGTTGAGATGGACGGCTTCGAATCCAACGAAGGCGTCATCCTCGTCGCCGCCACCAATCGTCCTGACGTACTCGATCCGGCGCTGCTGCGCCCTGGGCGTTTCGATCGCCGCGTGGTGGTCTCGCGTCCTGACGTTCGCGGCCGCGAAGAGATCCTGCGCGTTCATAGCCGCAAGATTCCATTGGCTGACGATGTCGATCTCTCCGTGCTCGCGCGCGGCACACCGGGCTTCTCCGGCGCCGACCTCGCGAACATGGTCAACGAAGCCGCTCTCAACGCCGCGCGCCAGAACCGCAAGGTCGTCCTGATGTACGACTTTGAGGTTTCCAAGGACAAGGTCCTGATGGGCGCCGAGCGCAAGAGCATGCTGCTGACCGACGACGAGAAGAAGGTCACGGCCTATCACGAGGCGGGCCACGCACTGGTCGCCGCCAAGTTGCCGCACGCGGATCCGCTGCACAAAGTAACGATCATCCCGCGCGGCATGGCCTTGGGCGTCACCATGCAGTTGCCCGAGACCGATAAGCACAACTACACGCGTGACTATCTCGAGACGATGTTGGCGATCATGATGGGCGGGCGGTTGGCGGAAGAGATTTTCCTCAACCAGATGTCCACCGGCGCCGGCAACGACATTGAGCGCGCTACCGAACTCGCCCGCCAGATGGTTTGCGAGTACGGCATGAGCAAGCTCGGTCCGCTGACCTTCGGCAAGAAGGAAGAGCAGATCTTCCTCGGCCGCGAGATCAGCCAGCACCGCGACTACTCGGAAGACACCGCCATCAAGATCGACGGCGAAGTCCGCCGCCTGATCCAGGAAGGCTACGACAAAGCGAAGCACGTCCTTGAGACCGGTACCGACGTCATGCACGCGATGGCGAAAGCACTGCTCGAACGTGAAGTGCTCGACGCCATCGAGATCAAGGCGCTCGTTGAAGGCAGGCCGATGCCTAACCGCATCAACCCGCCGAGCGGCGGCAACGCGACTGGTGATGATGTGCAGCAAGTGCTGCGACCCGAGCCTAGCCGTCCGGGATTGCAGCCGGGGGAACGTCCGAGCCCGGCGTAG